The nucleotide sequence TCTATTACATATTTGGGTTCGTCAATGCCCATTCTACGCTGAATAGACTTGACCTCGTCTTCACTTAGAGGTGTTGGCGTGGTACTAGTGCCTACAAAGCCAGTTACATTAGGCGTGTTACGAACCACGAACCAAGAATCCTCGGTGATAGCCATCTGTACCATGATATACCCGGGGAATATCTTACGCTCAACTGTTTTACGGTGGCCATTCTTGATTTCTATTTGCTTTTCTTTGGGCACGATAATATCAAATATCTTATCCTTCATGTCTAAAGAATCAGTTCGCTGGCGCAAGGCTTCAGAAACTTGATCTTCATAACCAGAGTAAGTGTGAATAACGAACCAATCTTTTTGTACTGTAGACATTATGGAATCCTCAAAATTAATGACTTTAATGTTGTTCTCCAGGCAGCGTCAAGGCCTGCGAGTATTAAGCCCAGGATAATAGATACTGCAACTATCAAACCAGCTAGTTGAAGGGCTTGCTTTCGAGTTGGCCAAACAACTTTTTGCATTTCGGCCACTGATTTCTTGATGTAATTTGTAAATCCGTGCATGATTCGTATCTAATCTAAAAAAGCCCTTTGCGGCCTTTCTTGTATTTTACCTAATAAATAGGGGCTTTGTCAACAATTTCATTATGGCCTTGGCAGCTTGATATCAATAGAGCTAGGCAGGCTGTTAGATAGCTGTGTTAGATATGAGGCTAATTCCGCCGATACCGCTGAACTCGCTATGAAATAAGTAATCACTATAACTGCTGCAATCATCACGACAATTAGCAGACTGAGATATCCAGGGTTACGATTGTTGTGCATTACTAAGCCAGCTCTCATGCCATGAACACGAACAACTCTTGCCCAGTACCCCACTTGCCAGGCAGTCCATACCGACCATAGGATATACAAAAAAGTCGAGAATGAGGATAATACAAGTATCTGAAGGCTCACGGCGGTTGTAGTATCTATTAGATAAACATTTATAGCTACCAGGCCAAGGCTAAGGCCGAAAAACAGCATCAAATGCAGCATCCATACGAACCCATATTTAATACTGGCTAGAGGGTGGCTGAGGGTATACTTGAAGGCGGGGCTTAATTTAGCCGTTCCAGTTTCGGTGCCTATTGCAACGCTAGCCATCAACCAAAACCTTAAGGTCGAATACGCTGCAATCATCATAATCAGCACCAATAATGCGCATAGGCACAGAAAAGCTTGCTGATATATAGAGCCATAGCCGAGCACATATATAGCCAGTATGGTTAAAGCCGCAAACCCTAAAATAAGCATAAATACCATTACTTTTACAATCTTCTGTAGAAAGCTACCTAATATCTGGCTAGCTGATTGTTTTAATGAATTAGAAAGCTTGGGCTCACGATTATCTAGCTGCTGATACCTGAACCTTAACAGTGCAGGAGTTATTAGGCTATCGGCAATAATACTAACTAGAGCAATTATAAGTATGGTGCCTCCTAATACTATGAGCATGGATGTATTTTGGGCCGATACACCAGCCTTTAGCTCTATAAGCAGCTCATCGAGTTTTAAGACTGATAAATAGCGCAACTGAAATATCAAGATTGGCAAAATTACGAAAAATAAAACTCGAGCCCCTAATAAGTTTCTGGCTAATGACAGCTGGAATATGTCTGCAATCAAAACGGACTTCCAGGCCGAACTAACCATAGTGATAACTCCTGATTGAGCTGGCCTGGGAGCTGGGGCTTGAGTTGGAGTTGGCCTGGGAGCTGGAGCTCGAGTCGGAGTTGGCCTGGGAGGTGGAGCTGGAGCTCGAGTCGGAGTTGGCCTGGGAGCTGGGGCTGGCCTGGCAGCTGAAACCTTCGGACTTTTTACAGTCGACATGCGTGAGACCCTTTTAATATCAATGTTTTTTGGTGTAGCCATTAAAGTTATGTCTACTAATTATAACCCCTATGAGCTATAGCGCAAAACTTCTTTTGATCTTTATGAACAATAAAATTCTAATTTTTACGAATAAAGGAAGGCTGGCTCTAGATTTTGAAAGCTCACTGGCAGGCCTACTATTTATCAATTTAGTTAACTCGCTGAAGTACGAATAAGCAAGCTCCACACCATATCGGCTAGACTTAGGTAGGGACTTTATAGCTCCACTGGCTATTTTTAGATCCTT is from Patescibacteria group bacterium and encodes:
- the nusG gene encoding transcription termination/antitermination protein NusG; this translates as MSTVQKDWFVIHTYSGYEDQVSEALRQRTDSLDMKDKIFDIIVPKEKQIEIKNGHRKTVERKIFPGYIMVQMAITEDSWFVVRNTPNVTGFVGTSTTPTPLSEDEVKSIQRRMGIDEPKYVIDFKIGETVNITDGPFKGFDGQVNEIDEQKGKIKVLVSMFGRETPVELDSLQVKKI
- the secE gene encoding preprotein translocase subunit SecE yields the protein MHGFTNYIKKSVAEMQKVVWPTRKQALQLAGLIVAVSIILGLILAGLDAAWRTTLKSLILRIP